The Kluyvera intermedia genome includes the window TCACCACCTGTATTGGCTGTAAAGCCTGTCAGGTGGCGTGTTCAGAGTGGAACGATATCCGCGATGAAATCGGCAGCAACGTTGGGGTGTACGACAACCCCGCCGATCTGACCGCCAAATCCTGGACGGTGATGCGCTTCTCGGAAGTTGAGCAAAACGACAAACTGGAGTGGCTCATCCGCAAAGATGGCTGCATGCACTGCGCCGATCCGGGCTGCCTGAAGGCATGTCCGGCTGAAGGGGCTATCATTCAGTATGCCAACGGCATTGTCGACTTCCAGTCCGAGCAGTGCATCGGCTGCGGTTACTGCATTGCAGGCTGTCCGTTCAACGTGCCTCGCCTGAACCCGGAAGACAACCGCGTCTATAAATGTACGCTGTGCGTCGACCGCGTGAATGTGGGACAGGAACCGGCTTGCGTAAAAACTTGCCCGACCGGCGCTATCCACTTTGGCTCTAAAGAGGATATGAAAGTGCTGGCAGGCGAGCGCGTCACCGAACTGAAAACCCGCGGCTACGACAATGCAGGCTTGTATGATCCGGCCGGTGTCGGCGGTACACACGTTATGTACGTGTTGCACCACGCCGATAAACCGAATCTGTATCACGGCCTGCCGGAGAACCCGGAAATCAGCGCCACCGTGAAGTTCTGGAAAGGTATCTGGAAACCGCTGGCCGCCGTTGGTTTTGCGGCCACGTTTGCCGCGAGTATCTTCCACTACGTCGGTGTCGGCCCGAACCGCGCGGAAGACGAAGAAGATAACCTGCATGAAGACAACGATGAGGTGCGCAAATGAAAAAACGTGACACCATCGTGCGCTACACGGCGCCGGAACGTATCAACCACTGGGTCACCGCCTTCTGCTTCATGCTGGCGGCGATAAGCGGGCTGGGATTTTTCTTCCCATCCTTCAACTGGTTAATGCAAATCATGGGCACACCGCAGCTGGCGCGAATTCTGCACCCGTTCG containing:
- the fdxH gene encoding formate dehydrogenase subunit beta, yielding MAYQSQDIIRRSATNGFTPAPQARDHQEEVAKLIDVTTCIGCKACQVACSEWNDIRDEIGSNVGVYDNPADLTAKSWTVMRFSEVEQNDKLEWLIRKDGCMHCADPGCLKACPAEGAIIQYANGIVDFQSEQCIGCGYCIAGCPFNVPRLNPEDNRVYKCTLCVDRVNVGQEPACVKTCPTGAIHFGSKEDMKVLAGERVTELKTRGYDNAGLYDPAGVGGTHVMYVLHHADKPNLYHGLPENPEISATVKFWKGIWKPLAAVGFAATFAASIFHYVGVGPNRAEDEEDNLHEDNDEVRK